The following proteins come from a genomic window of Burkholderia stabilis:
- a CDS encoding FecCD family ABC transporter permease, translated as MSVHVRVRASRPAMRVVLPALGALLIVSIVVSAAFGPTPIAMPAAVRIVVTHLASAFGDAGAFTASAGDDSIVWLIRMPRALLAAIVGATLAAVGVALQAATANRLADPHLLGVSAGAMLGAVAVTVVAGAAFGPFTLSAAAFAGALAATACVVALAYRSGRLESDRLLLAGVSVSFMMAAFGNLLLYLGDQRAASSVLFWMLGGVGLARWDLLPVPAVCAALAGGALYARRRELNALMSGDVAAAALGVPSARMRREVFVIASFATGAMVAVSGAIGFVGLVTPHLCRRVVGAEHGRLLPVAALTGAILLVWADVAARTLAAPEDLPIGIVTALFGSLFFVALLRRR; from the coding sequence ATGAGCGTACACGTGCGCGTGCGTGCGTCGCGGCCCGCCATGCGCGTGGTGCTGCCGGCGCTGGGTGCGCTGCTGATCGTGTCGATCGTCGTGTCGGCTGCGTTCGGCCCGACGCCGATCGCGATGCCGGCCGCGGTGCGGATCGTCGTCACGCATCTTGCGTCGGCGTTCGGCGATGCCGGCGCGTTCACGGCGAGTGCGGGCGACGACAGCATCGTGTGGCTGATCCGGATGCCGCGTGCGCTGCTGGCCGCGATCGTCGGCGCAACGCTGGCGGCGGTGGGCGTCGCATTGCAGGCGGCGACCGCGAACCGGTTGGCCGATCCGCACCTGCTCGGCGTGAGCGCGGGCGCGATGCTCGGCGCCGTCGCGGTCACGGTGGTGGCCGGGGCGGCGTTCGGCCCGTTCACGCTGTCGGCCGCCGCATTCGCGGGCGCGCTCGCGGCAACCGCGTGCGTCGTCGCGCTCGCTTACCGGAGTGGCCGGCTCGAGTCGGACCGGCTGCTGCTCGCGGGTGTCTCGGTGTCGTTCATGATGGCGGCGTTCGGCAACCTGCTGCTGTACCTCGGCGACCAGCGCGCCGCGTCGTCGGTGCTGTTCTGGATGCTCGGCGGCGTCGGGCTCGCGCGCTGGGATCTGTTGCCGGTGCCGGCCGTGTGCGCGGCGCTTGCCGGCGGCGCGCTGTACGCACGCCGGCGCGAACTGAATGCGCTGATGTCGGGTGATGTTGCAGCAGCGGCGCTTGGCGTGCCGAGCGCGCGGATGCGGCGCGAAGTGTTCGTGATCGCGTCGTTCGCCACGGGCGCGATGGTCGCGGTCAGCGGGGCGATCGGGTTCGTCGGGCTGGTGACGCCGCATCTGTGCCGGCGCGTCGTCGGCGCCGAGCACGGCAGGCTGCTGCCGGTCGCCGCGCTGACGGGGGCGATCCTGCTCGTGTGGGCCGATGTGGCCGCCCGCACGCTCGCGGCGCCGGAGGATTTGCCGATCGGCATCGTGACCGCGTTGTTCGGCAGCCTGTTCTTCGTCGCGTTGCTGCGCCGGCGCTGA
- a CDS encoding ABC transporter ATP-binding protein: MTHMLEIDRVSWSPGGAIAVLDSVTLRVAAGEFVGLVGPNGSGKTSLLRCVFRYARPDAGSVALDAQDVWRMRPRAVAQRIAVLQQETPDDFGLTVDELVGMGRTPHKRAFDAESADDRRIVDSALHDVGLAARRAQRFASLSGGEKQRALLARALAQQPELLLLDEPTNHLDLRHQLELLARVRRLGIATLATIHDLNLAAAYCDRLHVLSHGRIVASGAPADVLTEALLRDVFGVAALVDRHPVTGRPRITPLHPE, encoded by the coding sequence ATGACGCACATGCTCGAAATCGATCGCGTGAGCTGGTCGCCCGGCGGCGCGATCGCCGTGCTCGATTCGGTGACGCTGCGCGTTGCAGCCGGCGAATTCGTCGGGCTGGTCGGCCCGAACGGCAGCGGCAAGACGAGCCTGCTGCGCTGCGTGTTTCGTTACGCGCGGCCGGATGCCGGCAGCGTTGCGCTCGACGCGCAGGACGTGTGGCGCATGCGGCCGCGCGCGGTCGCGCAGCGCATCGCGGTGCTGCAGCAGGAGACGCCGGACGATTTCGGGCTGACCGTCGATGAACTGGTCGGCATGGGTCGCACACCGCACAAGCGGGCGTTCGATGCGGAGTCGGCCGACGATCGCCGGATCGTCGATTCCGCGCTGCACGACGTCGGCCTCGCCGCGCGCCGCGCGCAACGCTTCGCGTCGCTGTCGGGCGGCGAGAAGCAGCGTGCGCTGCTGGCCCGCGCGCTCGCGCAGCAACCCGAACTGCTGCTGCTCGACGAACCGACCAACCATCTCGACCTGCGTCACCAGCTCGAACTGCTCGCGCGCGTGCGGCGCCTCGGCATCGCGACGCTCGCGACGATTCACGACCTCAATCTCGCGGCCGCGTACTGCGACCGGCTCCACGTGCTCTCGCACGGCCGGATCGTCGCATCCGGCGCGCCGGCCGACGTGCTGACCGAAGCGCTGCTGCGCGACGTGTTCGGCGTCGCCGCGCTCGTCGACCGCCATCCGGTCACGGGCCGCCCGCGCATCACGCCGCTTCATCCGGAATGA
- a CDS encoding ABC transporter substrate-binding protein, with protein MTAMPFSVLSFVSRRFVVAAVLGCATVHAGAYPVTVRSCDRDVTFERAPARAVSNDVNLTEMMLVLGLKDRLVGYTGIGEWKTGTARVREALRGVPELASQYPSLEVLAAARADFYLAGWNYGMHVGGPVTPATLAPFGIRTYELTESCSHVMKQAPASFDDVFRDLTNLGRIFGVDARAAQVVTAMRARLAAVSRAIGRPAPLRVFVYDSGTDKPMTAGGLAMPTALLAAAGARNVMDDVSRSWTQVSWESVVARDPQVIVIVDYSAVTAAQKRQFLLSQPALARVAAIRDRRFVVIPYDAATPGPENVAAVETLARALYPAAFAGPAR; from the coding sequence ATGACCGCCATGCCGTTTTCTGTCCTGTCCTTCGTGTCCCGCCGGTTCGTTGTCGCTGCCGTGCTCGGCTGCGCGACCGTTCACGCGGGCGCCTATCCCGTCACCGTGCGCAGTTGCGATCGCGACGTGACGTTCGAGCGTGCGCCGGCGCGCGCGGTGAGCAACGACGTGAACCTGACCGAGATGATGCTCGTGCTCGGGTTGAAGGACCGGCTCGTCGGCTATACGGGCATCGGCGAGTGGAAGACGGGCACTGCGCGGGTGCGTGAAGCGCTGCGCGGCGTGCCCGAACTGGCGAGCCAGTATCCGTCGCTCGAAGTGCTGGCCGCCGCGCGCGCGGACTTCTATCTCGCGGGCTGGAACTACGGGATGCATGTCGGCGGCCCGGTGACGCCCGCGACGCTCGCGCCGTTCGGCATCCGCACGTATGAGCTGACCGAATCGTGTTCGCACGTGATGAAGCAGGCGCCGGCATCGTTCGACGACGTATTCCGCGACCTGACCAATCTCGGCAGGATCTTCGGCGTCGATGCGCGCGCCGCGCAGGTGGTCACCGCGATGCGCGCGCGTCTTGCGGCGGTGTCGCGCGCGATCGGGCGGCCGGCGCCGCTGCGCGTATTCGTCTACGACAGCGGCACCGACAAGCCGATGACGGCGGGCGGGCTCGCGATGCCGACCGCGCTGCTGGCGGCAGCCGGTGCACGCAACGTGATGGACGACGTGTCGCGCAGCTGGACGCAGGTGAGCTGGGAGAGCGTGGTCGCGCGCGATCCGCAGGTCATCGTGATCGTCGATTATTCGGCCGTGACGGCCGCGCAGAAGCGGCAGTTCCTGCTGAGTCAGCCGGCGCTCGCGCGCGTGGCCGCGATTCGCGACCGGCGCTTCGTCGTGATTCCGTACGATGCGGCGACGCCGGGCCCCGAGAACGTCGCGGCCGTCGAGACGCTTGCGCGCGCGCTGTATCCGGCCGCGTTCGCCGGGCCGGCGCGATGA